The following is a genomic window from Fusarium oxysporum Fo47 chromosome IV, complete sequence.
CTTAGGAACTCGGCTCACAGCCTTATCATCTTAAAATGCACCTAATGCGCCCTGTCGAGTGCTTCGACGACGGGCGGAACCAGTGCCCCGTGTGCTGATCAGTCTCAGTTAGGCCGCTCACTATTCTTTTGGAAATCAACGGTTTTAACTGGCCCCCTATTAGCTCTTTGACCTTATTATGAGCAGTCATAATCACATAATGCAATAATGGCTTTCACAATCATCCGAGTCTGAGCTCGACGGACGTTGAGTAGAGTCTTGATGTTTGAATCGGATGAAACGATTCACCCGGCATTTCGGCACCTCATACCCAGCAGCGTGGTATCGTCACTGGAACACACAATCCTTGCGCCATGCTAGGCGAACAAGGTTCGATATTCTCTGGCGTCCTTTCTAAGCCTGGTTTGGCTTCACCTCCTGAATTCACCAAATTCCCGGGAAAACTGAAACAAAGAATGCCATTGTTCAATCTTGACTAAAAGCGATCTGCCATATAATTCCTCATTTGATCTGTGCAATCAAGGTGTCGAAATCAACCAGGTCCCAGACTTGGGCAAATTTTCCATCGACGACATGGTACAGCGTGAATTGATTCGTCTCCATTTTGCGGCCGGTGGCTTTGTAGCCTCGAAAGTCCCCCTTGTGAGTTCCCGTGACTTtgaaaagaagggaaagatAGTCGCCTTCGATGGTGAGGTTTCGCAGATTCCAGTGCCAGTCGGGAAATGCGTCGATCATGGGTTGGAAGGAAGatgttgcttcttctggggTTATTGGTTTGTCGTTGACGACGAGAGGGGACGCGTAGAATGATCTCATCGCTTCAAAGTCGTGAGCGTTGCAGTGTTCCAGATATGTTTTGTATAACGCTCGATACTCGTCAATTGATTTGGATTGGCTGGGTGCTTGTTGACTGGCCATTGTGTTGATATGACTGGGGCAAACTAGCTTGTTTGGAAATAGATAGTGATGACCCGTTGACGGGGAGCTTGCAAGGGATATACGAGGCTAAACGAGAGTGGAACTGTTACTGAATCTTCAGACAATCGTACAGACGCTGGAAATTTATATTTGAATTGTGAGCAAGAGGATTATGTGTTGATATTATCCAAGGCTTACATTGCCGCTTACTGATCTTTGTCATGACTGAGCATGTGTGATGATAGGCCAGAAGGATGGTCAGCGCAGCATGTTGCCCGAAACAGACAGCATTATATGCGGCCAAGATATCTGCAGGAGTATCTGCAAGCTGAGGAGGTCCATCTTGCTGGAATGATTATATACATATATGGAATTCTTCCCGGGTCAGCCAATACAGCTTTAGAGGTAACGAGGAGAAATATCTTGTTCCGAGATATATCTCAAAATCACAACGCTTCAGGACGCCAGCTGAAGTTAGATGTGATGAggacaaggccaagtctgACGATGTGAGTTTCGTGAAATCAAGAGCGACTGACCATACTTCTGAAACAAGCGCCATAATCTTATTATCCAGATCGAATTCTCTAGGATTGTTCCTATTCATGTCAGCCTCTACAGAGAGAATACTGCCCGAGGAAAATTTAGGCAGTGCCTGCAATCTCTGCTTACGCCTACCACAATGAGGCTATCATTCTTCTAGAAAGATAGACCTAGCTGGTATGTCAAGCTGCATTTGACTTTGCTAGGCCAGGCTAACCAAGATCCAGATTGAACTTTATCGACTTCTTTGGAGTTTGGGTGCTGTTTTGACCAGGAGAACCCTGATCGGCGAAGTGTTAGCCGCGTTTAACGTATGCCATATCCAACTAAGCCCCATTCAAATCTAGTCCAAACCCACAGCTTTATCAAAATTGACTCGCGCTCTGCAGCGTAAACCCTGCGCGCGTCGCAACGAGATATGACGGACCCTGCAATTGAGTGGATTCAACTGAAACTGGACCCCTTAACGAGCGAGGCGCTGCTAGTCCGCAGACTAACTTAAGACATTACTTATTCTATCGTGTTTCCTCTCCAGATTCTCTCCAGTTTACTATTGTCAAGTCTGTTTGAACCTCATCATGTCTAACCCCACTATCGTCTTCGCTCCTGGTGCGTGGCACACAGCTGATTGCTACGATGTCGTGCGAAAAGAACTCCACGCCAAGGGCTGGGAGACTGAGGCTGTTGATTACCCCTCCGTGGGCGCTGAGCCTCCTACCAAGGGATTGAGCGATGATGTCGCCGCTGTGCgagctgttgttgagaagttggttgaggagggcaagaaggTCATGGTTGTTGTGCACTCGTACGGTGGTCTTGTTGGTGCTGAGGCTGTTAaaggcttgggcttgaagCAGCGCGCACAGGAGGGTAAGCCAGGCGGTGTGATTCAGCTTGTTTATCTGAGCGCTTTCGTCATGCCAAAGGGAGCTAGTATTCTCGGGGCCCTTGGAGGACAGTATCTTCCCTGGATGCGAGTCGAGGTAAGTTGCATATCGCTCATATCAAGATGATTTCCTAACAACGAACAGGGAGACTATGTCTATGCTGAGACCCCCGACAACGTCTTCTACCACGACGTTGATCCTGAAACTCAAACCAAGGCCATTGCTGCCTTGAAGCATCAATCTCGTCGCGTGTACACCGACAACGTCGAGTACGAACCATGGCACGACGTTCCCTGCTTCTTCATTTTCTGCGACGAAGATCGTGCTATTCCTTTGGCTATTCAGGAGAATCTGGCTTCTACGTTGGGTTCTGATGCTGGAAGCTTCCACATCAAGAGCTCTCACTCGCCGTTCCTGTCGCTACCTAAGGAGACGGTTGAGGGGCTAGAGAAAGCTGCTCAGGATGGTTTGACCAAGAGCTCAAGCTAGATGTGCTGGCGgcttttatattataaattcAACGTTAGCGTATTGAAATCATGATTTGATGGGAATATCAATCGCTGTGCATGAGATGTGACGAGCCTATACTATTCTGACCGCATGCGGGGATCATCTCGTGATTAGATTCAAATCATCCGCCGGTACTTCATTGCCTGTGTTACACAAGGAGTAATATGTAGTTGCCTCCATTTGTATATTCATTCGTCAAGATGGTTCCGTACACAAGACCTACTTGGTATAACGAATCGTGAGCTGCGAAACATCTTGTCACACGTGGTCACTTGAACTTTGTATAGAGTTTCGTGTGTTTAGGCACCGAGTCCAGGCAGCCATCATGTCTCTCGACTTTCACTTTCTCTCATCTCGAGGCCCAATCACGAACCGAAACCTTGTTCAAAAGATCCTATCGGCGCTTTTTCTTCCTCTAAGATGATATCATGGAAAACCTTGATTTATCGCCCTTCTATAAAAAGCCCAGGTACCCCCGCTGCCTCACTCTTGGACCGATCCGGTGCAAAACATATCTTCTTAGCCATGCCTTCTGACGTCTTCAACTGGCTCCCGCCTGAAATTCATCTCAAAATCGTGGACAGTCTCCAGTCACTTCACAACATTCGATCTTTTACCTCGGCTTCCCCAACCGCAAGACGCTATTTCCATGCCAACCAACGCACTTCTTTTCTATGGCCTTACATCCTAGAGATACAAGCAAATTTCGGGGATGAAGCACTTGTACCGCTGGCATTGATTCTCCTGCAAGTGCGAAAGGTACGTGCCCAGACTCGTGGGTTAACGTCACTCCAGATCGAGCAACGCATCAGACCCTACCTCGAGGCCGTAGCTCGTTTCGATAAATCAGAACCCACGGAGGAATGGAAAACGAACTTGGGCTGTATTTTAGCCATAATAAATATGATTCGGGAGTTTGGCCCCATAACAGCAGGCTCAGTGAACGGATTCCGAAACCACTTATCGGAGATAGCAAGATATGACATACACATATTTGCAAATCGGGGCCACGCCATTAATGTTTTTCTCCGTTACGATCTCTACTGCCAATTAGCCTGTAACGGAGAAGAAAGGCTTTTCACACAAAGAGAAGCAGAAAGAGAACAGGCCAATGAACTCGAATCTTATCTCCATAAGCGTTTAAAACACCcacaacaagctcatcacccGTGGATCCCCGACACCATGATGAAGCTAATTAAACAGCGACACAGAGACATTCTACTTTCCGTTGACGACACGTTCGGGGTTTCTAGGAGCGCGCGGAGAGAGCGTAACCAGGTGGAGGATATCATACGCCTTGGAGGCCCAGGCCCTTCCGTCTTGAGACGCCTTCAACAATGCCGGTTTGTTACGAGACAACGGGATGATGAGACCACATACCTCGATTACGTGTCTCTGCAGGGATTTCCTTTTCTCCACCACTTGGAACAACTTGAAGCAGAGGCCCAGAAACCGTACGTTCTCGACATCTTTTTCAAAGTGACCACAAAGAGATTACAAGAGCTGGCTGGGATAAGGGTAGCTACTCGATCTGCCGCGAGGCGAGAGAGTATCTACCAGACTTATGCTTTCAGTTGGGGATGAGAGGTGAGTTGAGATCTGGCGAGATTGGGAAGCACAAAAGCCAGATTGCGCCTGGATTTGCATAACATATATATACTCCAATAAACAACAGAGATCACTCCAAATACAACCTTTAGAGCGTGGTCTGAATAGAGCTAGCAAGGCGAAACTTTAAGTATTGCGTGCTCCAAGATGCACCTAAATAAAGcacaagaaagaagaaacttTCTTTGAACCACCAGACCTCTGTATCAAATCAGAAGCCCTATAAAACATTATAAATGTAGGTACTTATGGAGCTTGAGAGTATATACAAAATACGCTGTTATTTTTATACGTCGCCTTGATTTGGTTTAACGAGATATTGACAACGTTTGCACATACTAAAGAAGTTTAAAATTCAAAGCTGAGTATATAAATTGCGCAATTACATGTTTGTGTCGGGGCTGAAGCCTCTTTCAACCTCATAACCTTATCACAGTATGTTGAAACACAGACAGATTACAAGCATGGTTATGAACACTCAATCGACAAGAATACAAGCACGCTGATTCGAACGTTGAGTCGTATGTCCGTCAATAGCAGTTCCTGATCGATTATACTTTATGGCCGAACACGCTGCCCCCTATCACAAAAGTCTATGGCGCC
Proteins encoded in this region:
- a CDS encoding Alpha/beta hydrolase fold-1 is translated as MSNPTIVFAPGAWHTADCYDVVRKELHAKGWETEAVDYPSVGAEPPTKGLSDDVAAVRAVVEKLVEEGKKVMVVVHSYGGLVGAEAVKGLGLKQRAQEGKPGGVIQLVYLSAFVMPKGASILGALGGQYLPWMRVEGDYVYAETPDNVFYHDVDPETQTKAIAALKHQSRRVYTDNVEYEPWHDVPCFFIFCDEDRAIPLAIQENLASTLGSDAGSFHIKSSHSPFLSLPKETVEGLEKAAQDGLTKSSS